Proteins encoded in a region of the Oncorhynchus gorbuscha isolate QuinsamMale2020 ecotype Even-year linkage group LG16, OgorEven_v1.0, whole genome shotgun sequence genome:
- the LOC123999182 gene encoding RING finger protein 151-like isoform X2 has protein sequence MADPDMSSQSGGHDVELFVETPDYDLICTICQGVLRCPVRAACHHIFCKKCILQWLKRQQTCPCCRKPVNQSLIFAMFKLSKAIGRLKIKCKNKIRGCPHTLALSEQYCHSMSCLFELIPCPYQGCRAQLLRRDLDAHARHCEHWSQPCHMGCGTMLSHRTQAKHNCYRQLRHEYEARQRNHRVIAAALQRKMRRMQSTMADMKRQIGLICESLEVMDELEEVEEEDLGETSGSFSSSNSSS, from the exons ATG GCCGACCCGGACATGTCTTCGCAGAGTGGGGGTCATGATGTGGAGCTGTTCGTAGAGACCCCAGACTATGACCTGATCTGTACCATTTGCCAGGGGGTCCTCAGGTGCCCAGTAAGAGCTGCATGCCACCACATCTTCTGCAAGAAATGCATTTTACAATGGCTGAAGAG ACAGCAGACCTGCCCCTGCTGCAGAAAGCCTGTCAACCAGAGCTTGATATTTGCGATGTTCAAGCTAAGCAAGGCGATCGGTCGCCTAAAGATCAAG TGTAAAAACAAGATCCGTGGCTGCCCGCATACCTTAGCCCTGTCAGAGCAGTACTGCCACAGCATGAGCTGCCTGTTCGAGCTCATTCCCTGCCCCTACCAGGGCTGCCGTGCCCAGCTCCTCCGCAGGGACCTGGATGCCCACGCCAGGCACTGTGAGCACTGGAGCCAACCCTGCCACATGGGCTGTGGCACCATGCTGTCCCACCGCACCCAGGCCAAGCACAACTGCTACAGGCAGCTGAGGCATGAGTATGAGGCCAGGCAGAGGAACCACCGGGTCATTGCAGCAGCCCTCCaaaggaagatgaggaggatgcAGAGCACCATGGCCGACATGAAGAGGCAGATCGGCCTGATCTGTGAGAGCCTGGAGGTCATGGACGAactggaggaggtggaagaggaggaccTGGGTGAAACCAGTGGGAGTTTCAGTAGCAGTAACAGCAGCTCCTGA
- the LOC123999182 gene encoding RING finger protein 151-like isoform X1: MADPDMSSQSGGHDVELFVETPDYDLICTICQGVLRCPVRAACHHIFCKKCILQWLKRCRQQTCPCCRKPVNQSLIFAMFKLSKAIGRLKIKCKNKIRGCPHTLALSEQYCHSMSCLFELIPCPYQGCRAQLLRRDLDAHARHCEHWSQPCHMGCGTMLSHRTQAKHNCYRQLRHEYEARQRNHRVIAAALQRKMRRMQSTMADMKRQIGLICESLEVMDELEEVEEEDLGETSGSFSSSNSSS; encoded by the exons ATG GCCGACCCGGACATGTCTTCGCAGAGTGGGGGTCATGATGTGGAGCTGTTCGTAGAGACCCCAGACTATGACCTGATCTGTACCATTTGCCAGGGGGTCCTCAGGTGCCCAGTAAGAGCTGCATGCCACCACATCTTCTGCAAGAAATGCATTTTACAATGGCTGAAGAG GTGCAGACAGCAGACCTGCCCCTGCTGCAGAAAGCCTGTCAACCAGAGCTTGATATTTGCGATGTTCAAGCTAAGCAAGGCGATCGGTCGCCTAAAGATCAAG TGTAAAAACAAGATCCGTGGCTGCCCGCATACCTTAGCCCTGTCAGAGCAGTACTGCCACAGCATGAGCTGCCTGTTCGAGCTCATTCCCTGCCCCTACCAGGGCTGCCGTGCCCAGCTCCTCCGCAGGGACCTGGATGCCCACGCCAGGCACTGTGAGCACTGGAGCCAACCCTGCCACATGGGCTGTGGCACCATGCTGTCCCACCGCACCCAGGCCAAGCACAACTGCTACAGGCAGCTGAGGCATGAGTATGAGGCCAGGCAGAGGAACCACCGGGTCATTGCAGCAGCCCTCCaaaggaagatgaggaggatgcAGAGCACCATGGCCGACATGAAGAGGCAGATCGGCCTGATCTGTGAGAGCCTGGAGGTCATGGACGAactggaggaggtggaagaggaggaccTGGGTGAAACCAGTGGGAGTTTCAGTAGCAGTAACAGCAGCTCCTGA